The nucleotide sequence AGGGCATCGGCGGCGGCGGCCTGTTCGCCATCGCCCTCAGCATCATCGGCGACGTCATCCCGCCCCGGGAGCGTGGCCGCTACCAGGGCTACTTCGGGGCCGTGTTCGGCGTCTCCAGCATCGCCGGCCCGCTGCTGGGCGGCTGGCTCACCGACGGGCCCGGCTGGCGCTGGATCTTCTACATCAACCTGCCCGTCGGCCTGGCGGCGCTGTTCGTCACCTCGGCGGTGCTGACCATGCCGGTGATCCGCCGCCAGCACAAGATCGACTACCTGGGCGCCGCCACCATCGTCGGCGCCGTCACCTGCCTGCTGCTGTACCTGGACTGGCGGGGCAACCAGTTCGGCTGGACCGAGACCTGGGCGATGGCCCTGCTCGGCGGGGCCGCCGCCCTGGCCGCCCTGTTCATCTGGATCGAGCGGCGCGCCGTCGAGCCGATCATCCCCATGCGGCTGTTCCGCATCCAGGTGTTCAGCGTCGGCAACGCCTTCGCCTTCCTGGCCGGCATCGCCATGTTCGGGACCATCATCTTCCTGCCCGTCTACTTCCAGGCGGTCATGGGCATGTCCCCGACCCAGTCGGGCCTGGCCCTGCTGCCGGCGATCTTCGGGATCTTCTCGACCTCGATCACCTCCGGGCAGCTGATCTCCAGGACCGGCCGCTACAAGATCTACCCGGTGATCGGGGCCGTGATCATGACCATCGCCCTGCTCACCCTGTCGCGGCTGGGCGTGGACACGCCGTTCTGGCAGGTGGCGATCTACACCTATCTGTTCGGGGCCGGCCTCGGCTTCACCATGCAGACGATCGTCACCGCCGTGCAGAACTCGGTCGAGCGCCGGGACATGGGCGCGGCGACCAGCTCGATCACCTTCTTCCGGCAGATGGGCGGGTCGGTCGGGGCGGCCCTGTTCGGGGCCGTGCTGTCCAGCCGGCTGGCCCACTACCTGGCCGAGCAGCTCGCCGCGGCGGGCATCCGGCCGGGAGCCGGCGGGCCCCGGGTGGAGGCCAACAACGTCCAGGCCATCCAGCAGCTCACCGAGCCGGTCAGGAGCGTGGTCCTGCACGCCTTCACCAACGCCCTGGACGACGTGTTCCTCGTCGGCGTCCCGTTCGTGGCCGTGGCCATCGTGGTCGCGCTGCTGCTGAAGGAGGAGCCGCTGCGCACCGGCCAGCCGTGACCTCGCGGTAGGCTGCCGGGCATGGAACGACCCATCCACGTCCGCGCCCCGGCGACCAGCGCGAACCTGGGGCCGGCGTTCGACGCGGCCGGGATCGCCCTCGACTGGTGGGACGAGCTCGAGGCCCGCCCGGCCCCGGTCGACGGCATCCAGCTCAGCGGCGAGCAGGCCGAGCTGCTCCCCACCGGGCGCGACAACCTGATCAGGGTGGCCATGCGCCGCCTGGCCCAGGCGGCCGGGACGCCCCTGCCGCCGCTGCACCTCTCGGTCGTCAAGGGCTTCCCGCTGGGCCGCGGGTTCGGGTCGAGCGCCGCCGCCGTGGTCCTCGGCCTGGTCGCGGCCCGCCGGCTGGTCGCCCCCGACCTCCCCGAGGCCGAACTGCTGGCCCTGGCCTGCGAGCTGGAGGGCCACCCCGACAACGCCACCCCGTGCCTGCACGGCGGGGCCACCCTTGCCTGGGTGGAGGACGGCCGCCCCCGCCGGCGGGCCCTGCCCGTCCATCCCGACCTGGTCGCCGTGGCCCTGGTCGCCCCCGAGCCGATGGCGACCAGCGAGGCCCGCCGGCTGCTGCCCGAGCGGGTGCCGTTCGCGGTCGCGGCCCACACCGGCGCCCGCGCGGCCATGCTGCCCCTGGCCCTGGCCGGCGACCACGAGCTGCTCCTGCCGGCCACCGAGGACCTCCTCCACCAGCCCGAGCGGCTGGCCCACACCCCGGACGGGGCCAAGCTGCTGGAGCGGCTGCGGTCGGCCGGCCACGCCGCCTTCGTCTCCGGGGCCGGGCCCTCCCTGCTGGTCCTCTGCCCCCGTCCGGCGGCCGCCGGGGTGGTGGCCGACGCCGAGGAGGCCCTGGCCGCCGACGGGGCCGAGGGCTGGTCGGTCCGGCCCCTCGAGCTGGCCCGCCACGGCGCCCTCTGAGGCGCCCTCGCGGGGTGGACGCCGGCGGTACACTGCGGGCTCAAGTCGCCTGGCGGTCCGCCGAAGGATGAGGCAGCCGCTTTCTGCGCCGCAGCCAATGACGCGGAGTCTCCCGTGCCCGACAAGCTGACCTCGCCCGCCGGCGAGGAGTTCGTGCTGGCCGACGCCTCGGTCAACCGCGTGCTGGTCAAGGGCGTGGTGGCCGTCATGCACGCCCGCACCGAGCGCCTGTGGTCGACCAAGGAAGGCGACATGTTCCTCTGCGCCGACGCCGAGGGGAACCTGGACGCCGAGCAGGCCACCGGGGCCGGCTTCTACTGGCGCGACACCCGCTACCTGTCCGACTTCCGGCTGGAGGTCGACGGCCACGCGCCCCTGCTGCTGTCGACCTCGGCCGACCGGGCCTTCGCCAGCCACGTCGACCTGACCAACCAGGACCTGCTGGAGGACGACGGCTCGGTCGCGGCCGTCCAGGGCACGGTCAACATCCGCCGCACCCGGGTCGTCGACGGCCGCCTGTACGAGCGCATCCGGATCAAGAGCTACAACGCGGCCGCGGTCACCCTGACCGTCCGCCTGACCTTCGGCACCGACTTCGCCGACATCTTCGAGGTCCGCGGGCTCAAGCGGGCCGTCAGGGGCCGGCTGGCCCGGCCCAAGGCCGACCGGCGCTCGGCGGTGTTCGCCTACGAGGGCGAGGACGGCGTCTTCCGCGAGACCCGCATCGCCTTCGAGCTCGACCCGACCAGGCTCGACGTCGTCGACGACCAGGTGGTCGCCGAGTGGGAGCTGCGGCTGGAGCCGACCCAGACCGAGCTGATCGCGCTCACCGTCGAGCCGCGGGCGGCCACGGCGGCCGCCGGCCCCGAGCGCTCCTTCGACGTCGTCATGCACGACCTGCGCCGCTCCTACGAGACCTGGGAGCGGGCCTGCACCCGGGTCTGGACCGACAACGAGCTGTACAACTCGCTGCTGTCGCGGGGCCTGCGGGACCTCCGGGCGCTGCTCACCCCGACCCGGCACGGCAGCCTGGTGGCGGCCGGGATCCCCTGGTTCGTGGCCCCGTTCGGCCGCGACGCGCTGCTCACCTGCCACCAGACCCTGATGGTCAACCCCGACCTGACCCGGACGACCCTTGAGGTGCTGGCCGCCTTCCAGGCCGACGAGGTCGACGAGTGGCGCGACGCCCAGCCGGGCAAGATCCTGCACGAGCTGCGCCAGGGGGAGCTGGCCGGGGCCGGGATCATCCCCCACACCCCCTACTACGGCTCGATCGACTCGACCCCGCTGTGGCTGCTGCTGCTCGGCACCTACTGGCGCTGGACCGGCGACCTGGAGTTCTGCCGCCGGCTGCTGCCCAACGTCGAGCGGGCCCTGGCCTGGATCGCCGACTACGGCGACCCCGACGGCGACGGCTTCGTCGAGTACCAGCG is from Actinomycetota bacterium and encodes:
- a CDS encoding MDR family MFS transporter → MTSPAGDTPPLATEAGHADDDVPSYLSHRQILFVLAGVMAGMLLFALDQGIVGTALPRIVSELGGLDKLSWVVTAYLLTSTATTPLWGKISDLYGRRLIFQVAIVIFLVGSALSGLSQTMGQLVAFRALQGIGGGGLFAIALSIIGDVIPPRERGRYQGYFGAVFGVSSIAGPLLGGWLTDGPGWRWIFYINLPVGLAALFVTSAVLTMPVIRRQHKIDYLGAATIVGAVTCLLLYLDWRGNQFGWTETWAMALLGGAAALAALFIWIERRAVEPIIPMRLFRIQVFSVGNAFAFLAGIAMFGTIIFLPVYFQAVMGMSPTQSGLALLPAIFGIFSTSITSGQLISRTGRYKIYPVIGAVIMTIALLTLSRLGVDTPFWQVAIYTYLFGAGLGFTMQTIVTAVQNSVERRDMGAATSSITFFRQMGGSVGAALFGAVLSSRLAHYLAEQLAAAGIRPGAGGPRVEANNVQAIQQLTEPVRSVVLHAFTNALDDVFLVGVPFVAVAIVVALLLKEEPLRTGQP
- the thrB gene encoding homoserine kinase, with amino-acid sequence MERPIHVRAPATSANLGPAFDAAGIALDWWDELEARPAPVDGIQLSGEQAELLPTGRDNLIRVAMRRLAQAAGTPLPPLHLSVVKGFPLGRGFGSSAAAVVLGLVAARRLVAPDLPEAELLALACELEGHPDNATPCLHGGATLAWVEDGRPRRRALPVHPDLVAVALVAPEPMATSEARRLLPERVPFAVAAHTGARAAMLPLALAGDHELLLPATEDLLHQPERLAHTPDGAKLLERLRSAGHAAFVSGAGPSLLVLCPRPAAAGVVADAEEALAADGAEGWSVRPLELARHGAL
- a CDS encoding amylo-alpha-1,6-glucosidase, with the translated sequence MPDKLTSPAGEEFVLADASVNRVLVKGVVAVMHARTERLWSTKEGDMFLCADAEGNLDAEQATGAGFYWRDTRYLSDFRLEVDGHAPLLLSTSADRAFASHVDLTNQDLLEDDGSVAAVQGTVNIRRTRVVDGRLYERIRIKSYNAAAVTLTVRLTFGTDFADIFEVRGLKRAVRGRLARPKADRRSAVFAYEGEDGVFRETRIAFELDPTRLDVVDDQVVAEWELRLEPTQTELIALTVEPRAATAAAGPERSFDVVMHDLRRSYETWERACTRVWTDNELYNSLLSRGLRDLRALLTPTRHGSLVAAGIPWFVAPFGRDALLTCHQTLMVNPDLTRTTLEVLAAFQADEVDEWRDAQPGKILHELRQGELAGAGIIPHTPYYGSIDSTPLWLLLLGTYWRWTGDLEFCRRLLPNVERALAWIADYGDPDGDGFVEYQRSSPRGLANQGWKDSHDSVGHVDGKLAEGPIALAEVQAYIYLAKLRLAEVFEAMGDAQRAATLRAEADGLRRAFNEAFWVESEQFYAMALDGDKRQVAAISSNPAHGLYCGIVDPERAGPMARRLLAPDMFSGWGVRTLSKSAAAYNPMSYHNGSIWPHDNAIIGAGLKRYGFAKATNRLATAMFEMAVTVDDMRLPELFCGFTRRSPNRPVAYPVACSPQAWAAGAPFLLLQAMLGISADAPANTINVNRPHLPGWLNTVELHALRVGGSTVSIVFQRRGETTGFSLLDKEGDVRVLMEE